A window of Flavobacterium flavigenum contains these coding sequences:
- a CDS encoding bestrophin family protein, whose translation MLLKKRIPMKYVLGKIKVELALVAAYTIVFEIFHHYFVTLPVDIPIAIPTMIGTIISLLLAFKSNQAYDRWWEARIVWGAVVNDSRTLIRQVLTFYKDPDFSVEASEFKENFAKRQIAWCYSLGQSLRNKDAIKPLKGLLSEEEIKYIKNHQNVPNAILMLHARDLRNAKNDKRINMYQQVEIDNTLSRLCDEMGKCERIKNTIFPTTYSMYIRLTLCLFILLLPFGLTSVLSWFAIPLITAIAGAFFLIEKMAIHLQDPFENRPTDTPVTTIANTIEKNIKQMLNEYQSEFDIIKEFDLKEESKKAESNAYYVL comes from the coding sequence ATGTTATTAAAGAAAAGAATACCAATGAAGTACGTTCTCGGGAAAATTAAAGTAGAACTTGCACTTGTAGCCGCATACACTATAGTATTTGAGATTTTTCACCACTATTTTGTTACGCTTCCCGTAGATATTCCAATAGCTATTCCAACCATGATTGGAACCATTATATCGTTGTTATTAGCTTTTAAATCGAACCAGGCTTATGACAGATGGTGGGAAGCCAGAATTGTGTGGGGAGCTGTTGTAAATGATTCAAGAACGTTAATTCGTCAGGTCCTGACATTTTACAAAGACCCTGATTTTTCTGTTGAGGCCAGTGAATTTAAGGAGAATTTTGCTAAAAGGCAGATAGCATGGTGTTATAGCTTAGGACAATCACTTCGAAATAAGGATGCAATAAAGCCGCTCAAAGGCTTGTTAAGTGAAGAAGAAATAAAGTATATAAAAAATCACCAAAACGTACCAAATGCTATTTTAATGCTGCATGCAAGAGATCTTCGAAATGCAAAAAATGATAAGCGTATTAATATGTATCAACAAGTAGAAATTGATAACACACTTTCGAGATTATGTGATGAAATGGGTAAATGTGAACGAATTAAGAATACTATTTTCCCAACAACCTACAGTATGTATATTCGATTAACACTGTGCTTGTTTATTTTATTACTGCCTTTTGGCTTAACAAGTGTATTGAGCTGGTTTGCAATTCCGTTAATTACGGCTATTGCCGGAGCTTTCTTTTTAATCGAGAAAATGGCGATTCATTTGCAGGATCCTTTCGAAAACAGGCCAACAGATACGCCTGTTACGACTATTGCAAATACAATCGAAAAAAATATTAAACAAATGCTGAATGAATATCAAAGCGAATTCGATATCATTAAAGAATTTGATTTAAAAGAAGAATCAAAAAAAGCGGAGAGTAACGCTTATTACGTATTATAA
- a CDS encoding PLP-dependent aminotransferase family protein, with product MKNSNYLYLQFADVIEKQIKSGLLSVGDKLPSIREVCAETGYSMSTVSKAYYEIESRSLIESRPQSGYYVSNISARSVPEPTPSSPILTTQNIDREDLIDLVYGNMTNTTVTMFSLGFPSNELLPIAKLNKGMIQAMRQLPNSGTSYEEMQGNVNLRKEIARWSFNWGGTLTEEDIITTPGCVSAISHCLMAVTKPGDTIITESPVYFGVLQLAKSLGLHVMELPTNITTGIELEALKKAISTKKIKACVLMSNFSNPSGSMMPNEHKEEVVRLMELHNIPLIEDDIHGDLYFGSARPTNCKTYDKSGIVMCCSSVSKTLAPGYRVGWVIPGKFKKEILRTKLYHTISSPTITHEVVGDFLKNGRYENHLRKIRQILNYNCNNYINTILESFPKGTKVSQPQGGFFLWTELDKKIDTAEFYHLAMKHNISIAPGRIFSFQDQFSNCMRLSFGLPWTNELRHSIQTLGKLAQQTL from the coding sequence ATGAAAAATTCAAATTACCTCTATTTACAGTTTGCTGATGTTATCGAAAAACAAATAAAATCGGGTCTTTTAAGCGTTGGGGATAAATTGCCTTCGATTAGAGAAGTATGTGCAGAAACAGGCTACAGCATGAGTACCGTAAGCAAAGCGTATTACGAAATTGAAAGCCGGTCGCTAATCGAATCAAGACCGCAATCAGGTTATTATGTAAGCAATATTTCGGCAAGAAGTGTCCCTGAGCCAACTCCCAGCTCCCCTATTCTGACCACTCAAAATATTGACCGTGAAGATTTAATCGATCTGGTTTACGGAAATATGACAAATACTACTGTTACGATGTTTTCGTTAGGTTTTCCTTCGAATGAACTTCTTCCCATAGCAAAACTCAATAAAGGCATGATTCAGGCAATGCGACAGCTGCCAAATAGCGGAACCAGTTATGAAGAAATGCAGGGCAATGTTAATCTTAGAAAAGAAATTGCCCGCTGGTCATTTAACTGGGGCGGTACTTTAACAGAAGAGGACATTATTACCACTCCCGGTTGTGTAAGTGCTATTTCGCATTGTTTGATGGCCGTAACAAAACCGGGCGATACAATTATTACAGAAAGTCCGGTTTATTTTGGTGTACTGCAGCTGGCCAAATCATTAGGCCTTCACGTAATGGAATTACCAACCAATATAACCACCGGAATTGAACTGGAAGCCTTAAAAAAAGCAATCTCAACAAAAAAAATAAAAGCCTGTGTATTGATGAGTAATTTCAGTAATCCATCAGGAAGTATGATGCCAAACGAACATAAGGAAGAAGTTGTTCGTTTGATGGAATTACACAATATTCCGTTGATTGAAGATGATATTCATGGCGATTTGTATTTTGGCTCAGCCAGGCCAACTAACTGTAAAACATACGATAAGAGCGGAATTGTAATGTGCTGTAGTTCCGTTTCTAAAACTTTAGCACCGGGATATCGCGTAGGCTGGGTTATTCCGGGGAAGTTTAAAAAAGAAATTTTGAGGACGAAATTATATCACACCATCTCCTCTCCTACCATTACGCATGAAGTTGTAGGCGATTTTCTAAAAAATGGGCGATATGAAAATCATCTTCGTAAAATTCGCCAGATCCTCAATTATAACTGTAATAATTATATCAATACGATTTTAGAATCTTTCCCAAAAGGTACAAAAGTTAGCCAGCCTCAGGGCGGTTTTTTCCTTTGGACAGAACTTGATAAAAAAATAGATACTGCCGAATTTTATCATTTGGCCATGAAACATAATATCAGCATTGCACCAGGACGAATTTTCTCTTTTCAGGATCAATTTTCAAATTGCATGCGACTGAGTTTTGGCTTGCCATGGACAAATGAATTAAGACATTCCATCCAAACATTAGGCAAACTGGCTCAGCAAACTTTATAA
- a CDS encoding EamA family transporter — MKTTKYYLAAITAYTTWGFFSLVLKPIHEYASLDILFYRVFSCSILMLLISFVFKRKKINQTIEVFRTLPSSKKVSAILLNIGGSFFLMANWFTFIYVMNHVSVKATSLAYLVCPILTTLLAYFILHEKLKKTQWLAVGLSISGCLLLSYTDIMDMFFSIIIGFTYACYLVSQRVNKGFDTFIVLTFHITLAALFLLPFYPVYSGPVPTEFTFYFCIETIAIFFTIIPLFLNLYALSGINSSTVGMLLNINPMIAFGLACFVYKEKITPLHILAYSIIFMAVLVFNSHHIFSRKQKSIVGAKN, encoded by the coding sequence ATGAAAACAACCAAATATTATTTAGCTGCGATTACAGCTTACACGACCTGGGGTTTTTTCAGCCTTGTGTTAAAACCAATACATGAATATGCTTCGCTGGATATTTTATTCTATCGTGTTTTTAGCTGCAGCATTTTAATGCTGTTGATTTCATTTGTCTTTAAGCGAAAAAAAATAAATCAGACAATTGAAGTTTTCAGGACTTTACCATCTTCCAAAAAGGTAAGTGCAATTTTACTGAATATTGGCGGGAGTTTTTTTCTGATGGCAAACTGGTTTACTTTTATTTATGTCATGAATCATGTTAGTGTAAAAGCAACCTCGCTGGCTTATTTGGTTTGTCCCATTTTAACAACTTTGCTGGCCTATTTTATTTTACATGAAAAACTGAAAAAAACACAATGGCTCGCAGTTGGATTAAGTATTTCAGGCTGTTTGTTGTTATCCTATACTGATATTATGGATATGTTTTTTAGCATCATTATAGGATTTACATATGCTTGTTACTTAGTAAGTCAGCGTGTGAATAAAGGTTTTGATACCTTTATTGTACTGACATTTCATATTACGCTGGCTGCTTTATTTTTATTACCGTTTTATCCGGTGTACAGTGGTCCTGTACCTACAGAGTTCACTTTTTATTTTTGTATTGAAACGATAGCCATATTTTTTACAATCATACCATTGTTCCTGAATTTATATGCACTATCGGGAATCAATTCTTCAACAGTCGGAATGTTGCTGAATATCAATCCAATGATTGCTTTTGGGTTGGCTTGTTTCGTTTATAAAGAGAAAATTACGCCATTGCATATCCTGGCATACAGTATTATTTTTATGGCTGTACTTGTTTTCAATTCACACCATATTTTTTCCAGGAAGCAAAAAAGTATAGTTGGAGCTAAAAATTAA
- a CDS encoding DMT family transporter, with protein MLFLILSIICSVTVGIIFKLTRHYNCNPVQIVAFNYVFALLFCYLTYTPNLDEVSKNDPWNIYAAVGILLPVIFLFLAASIKHMGIVKTDAAQRLSLFIPILAAWFIFKEEFNSYKIIGLAVGFLALLFILRKPSENQQNKWFYPAIVLLGFGVIDILFKQIALYSTLPYTTSLFLVFNIALVVTLFIVIYDFVSKKVKPELKNILFGGLVGLFNFGNILFYLKAHKAFSENPSTVFAGMNMGVIVLGSIVGVLFFKEKLSKMNFLGIILALIAIIFIVFSQIK; from the coding sequence ATGTTGTTTCTGATTTTAAGTATTATTTGCAGTGTTACAGTTGGTATAATTTTTAAATTAACCCGTCATTATAATTGTAATCCGGTGCAGATTGTTGCTTTTAATTATGTATTTGCACTCTTATTTTGCTACTTAACTTATACTCCAAATCTGGATGAGGTTTCCAAAAATGATCCATGGAATATTTATGCCGCGGTAGGGATTTTGCTGCCCGTTATTTTTCTGTTCTTAGCAGCTTCTATCAAACACATGGGAATCGTAAAAACTGACGCTGCTCAGCGTTTATCTCTTTTTATTCCGATCCTTGCAGCCTGGTTTATTTTTAAAGAAGAATTTAATTCTTATAAAATAATTGGACTTGCGGTTGGCTTTTTAGCTCTTTTATTTATTTTGAGAAAACCTTCCGAAAACCAACAGAATAAGTGGTTTTATCCTGCGATTGTTTTATTAGGTTTTGGAGTAATCGATATTCTTTTCAAACAAATTGCACTTTACAGCACTCTGCCATATACCACTTCTTTGTTTTTAGTTTTTAATATTGCATTGGTTGTCACTTTGTTTATTGTGATCTATGATTTTGTTTCGAAAAAAGTAAAACCAGAACTTAAGAATATCCTTTTTGGAGGATTGGTCGGACTTTTTAATTTTGGAAACATATTGTTTTACCTTAAAGCGCACAAAGCATTTTCTGAAAATCCTTCTACTGTTTTTGCAGGAATGAATATGGGGGTTATAGTTTTAGGAAGTATCGTTGGAGTACTTTTTTTTAAAGAGAAATTATCCAAAATGAACTTTTTAGGTATTATTTTGGCCTTAATTGCAATTATTTTTATTGTTTTTTCTCAAATTAAGTAA